DNA sequence from the Agrobacterium tumefaciens genome:
GGCGGCATGCTTCTCGGTCTTGCAAGCATCCTCCTGTTTTTATTCAACGGCCGCATCGCCGGCATCAGCGGTATCATGGGCAAGATGCTCGGCAGGGAGCGGCGTCTCACCGATCTGGCTTTCGTGGCTGGCCTGCTGGCCGGGCCCTATCTTTATGCGGCCGCATTTGGCCGGCTTCCCACGATAACCATAATCGCCCCATGGCCGCTGATCATCATTGCCGGCCTGCTTGTGGGTTTCGGCACGCGCATGGGCTCCGGCTGCACCTCCGGCCACGGCATCATGGGGCTGGCACGATTTTCCCGGCGCTCCATCGCCGCAACCGCAACCTTCCTGATCACCGGCATTCTCGCGGCAACGATCGCGGGAGCACTGTCATGAAAAATCAAGCCATGGCGCGTGTTATGCTGGCATTGGTTGCAGGAGCACTGTTCGGTTTCGGTCTGTCGCTCTCCGGCATGGTCGATCCGGCCCGCGTTTCAGGTTT
Encoded proteins:
- a CDS encoding YeeE/YedE family protein, with product MSPYWPSLFGGMLLGLASILLFLFNGRIAGISGIMGKMLGRERRLTDLAFVAGLLAGPYLYAAAFGRLPTITIIAPWPLIIIAGLLVGFGTRMGSGCTSGHGIMGLARFSRRSIAATATFLITGILAATIAGALS